In Molothrus aeneus isolate 106 chromosome 25, BPBGC_Maene_1.0, whole genome shotgun sequence, one DNA window encodes the following:
- the MIF4GD gene encoding MIF4G domain-containing protein gives MGETGKEEYKIQSFDSETQKLLKTALKDPSNVDLEKVANIIVDQSLKDSVFSKEAGRICYTIIQAESKQVGQSIFRRSLLNRLQQEYKDREELRTRSLQAWICYVTFICNIFDYLRVNNMPMMALVNPVYDCLFRLAQPDSLQKEEEVDCLVLQLHRIGEQLEKMNSQRMDELFSLLRDGFLLQEGLSSLSQLLLLEIIEFRAAEWKMTDAAQKYYYSEVTD, from the exons ATGGGGGAAACGGGCAAAGAAGAGTACAAAATACAGTCCTTCGACTCCGAGACTCAGAAGCTGCTGAAAACAGCCCTCAAAG ACCCCAGTAATGTGGACCTGGAGAAAGTGGCCAATATTATAGTGGACCAGTCCCTCAAAGACTCTGTGTTCAGCAAGGAGGCTGGGCGCATCTGCTACACCATCATCCAG GCAGAGAGCAAACAAGTTGGCCAGAGCATCTTCCGGAGGAGCCTGCTGAACCGGCTGCAGCAGGAGTACAaggacagggaggagctgcGCACTCGCTCACTCCAGGCCTGGATCTGCTACGTCACCTTCATCTGCAACATCTTTGACTACTTGAGG GTGAACAACATGCCCATGATGGCTCTGGTGAACCCCGTGTACGACTGCCTGTTCCGGCTGGCACAGCCCGACAGCTtgcagaaggaggaggag GTGGACTGCTTGGTCCTGCAGCTCCACCGCATTGGTGAGCAGCTGGAGAAGATGAATTCCCAGCGGATGGACGAGCTCTTCTCCCTGCTCCGAGATGGTTTCCTTCTGCAGGAGGGGCtcagctccctgtcccagctcctgctgctggagatcaTCGAGTTCCGGGCTGCTGAGTGGAAGATGACGGACGCTGCCCAGAAATATTATTACAGTGAAGTGACAGATTAA
- the MRPS7 gene encoding small ribosomal subunit protein uS7m — MAAPSAAGLGRRLRAWLPRIMPVRWSRYNPSYLEPEVKKESHQKPLEELTEEEREQMELKAVRPIKAAPPSLSSSVFSDPMISKFTNMMMKSGNKVLARSLMSQTLEAIKRKQLEKYHKAPENEKETIECNPYVIFHQALKNCQPIIGLSNITRGGKTYQVPVPLTDNRKRFLAMKWLITECRENKHRRTLMPEKLSQELLLAFNNEGPVIKRKHVLHKMAEANRAYAHFRWW, encoded by the exons atggcggcgcccagcgcggcggggctgggccggcGGCTGCGGGCGTGGCTGCCCCG GATAATGCCCGTGAGATGGAGCCGCTACAACCCCAGCTACTTGGAGCCAGAAGTGAAAAAGGAATCGCATCAGAAACCTTTAGAGGAGCTGACTGAGGAGGAAAGGGAACAAATGGAGCTTAAGGCTGTTCGACCCATCAAAGCTGCTCCTCCCAGTCTCTCAAGTTCCGTGTTCAGCGACCCCATGATCAG TAAATTCACCAATATGATGATGAAGAGTGGAAATAAAGTGCTGGCCAGAAGCCTCATGTCTCAG ACTCTGGAGGCCATTAAaaggaagcagctggagaagtACCACAAAGCTCCAGAAAATGAGAAGGAGACAATTGAATGCAACCCCTACGTCATTTTCCACCAGGCTCTCAAGAACTGCCAGCCCATCATCGGGCTCAGCAACATCACCAGAGGAGGCAAAACCTACCAG GTGCCCGTCCCGCTGACGGACAATCGGAAGCGCTTCCTGGCCATGAAGTGGTTGATCACCGAGTGCAGGGAGAACAAGCACCGCCGGACACTGATGCCAGAAAAactctcccaggagctgctcctggccttcAACAATGAGGGCCCCGTCATCAAGAGGAAGCACGTCCTGCACAAGATGGCAGAGGCCAACCGGGCGTACGCCCACTTCCGCTGGTGGTAG